In Dromiciops gliroides isolate mDroGli1 chromosome 4, mDroGli1.pri, whole genome shotgun sequence, one DNA window encodes the following:
- the LOC122725753 gene encoding LOW QUALITY PROTEIN: 40S ribosomal protein S6-like (The sequence of the model RefSeq protein was modified relative to this genomic sequence to represent the inferred CDS: deleted 1 base in 1 codon): MALSRGRSGAGGCAKMKLNISFPATGCQKLIEVDDERKQRTFYEKRMATEVSADALGEEWKGYVVRISGGNDKQGFPMKQGVLAHGRVHLLLSKGHSCYRPRRTGERKRKSVRGCIVDANLSVLNLVIVKKGKKDIPGLTDTTVPRRLGPKKASRIRKLFNLSKEDDVRQYVVRKPLNKEGKKPRTKAPKIQRLVTPRVLQHKRRRIALKKQRTQKNKEEAAEYAKLLAKRMKEAKEKRQEQIAKRRRLSSLRASTSKSESSQK, from the exons ATGGCTCTTTCCCGTGGCAGATCTGGAGCAGGCGGCTGTGCAAAGATGAAGCTCAACATCTCTTTCCCAGCCACTGGCTGTCAGAAACTCATCGAAGTT GATGATGAGAGAAAGCAGCGGACCTTTTATGAGAAACGGATGGCCACTGAAGTTTCTGCTGATGCTCTGGGTGAAGAGTGGAAGGGTTATGTGGTCCGTATCAGTGGTGGGAATGACAAACAAGGTTTCCCCATGAAGCAGGGTGTTTTGGCTCACGGACGTGTCCACCTGCTACTCAGTAAGGGCCATTCTTGCTATCGCCCTAgaagaactggagaaagaaaacgTAAATCTGTTAGGGGCTGTATTGTGGATGCCAATCTGAGTGTCCTCAActtggttattgtgaagaaaggtAAGAAAGATATACCAGGACTGACAGATACAACTGTGCCTCGTCGCCTTGGGCCCAAAAAAGCTAGCAGAATCCGCAAGCTTTTCAACTTGTCCAAAGAAGATGATGTCCGGCAGTATGTTGTGAGAAAGCCTCTCAACAAGGAAGGTAAGAAACCCAGAACCAAGGCTCCTAAAATTCAGCGCCTGGTGACTCCCCGTGTTTTGCAGCACAAACGTAGACGAATTGCTTTGAAGAAGCAGCGTACCCAGAAGAACAAGGAAGAAGCAGCAGAATATGCCAAGCTGTTGGCCAAGAGAATGAAGGAGGCTAAAGAAAAACGACAGGAACAAATCGCTAAGAGACGTCGACTGTCTTCCCTGAGAGCCTCCACCTCCAAATCCGAGTCcagtcaaaaataa